The bacterium genomic interval TATTACCTGAAAATTTAGATATATTTGGTGGATCTGCCCCCCACCAGTTGTATTCTGCTGATTGAGTACTCGGAGAAATATCTGTTTGGAGATTATATGTTTGATTGTTGTATATATTGTTGTAAATAAGATTGGAAATTACTGATGATCTACAGTAAATACCTATTCCATTTCCATTTGGATTACCAGATCCACCTTTATTTTCATAGACGGTATTACCTGTTATAGTATTGTTGGTAGATGAGCCTAAATATATTCCTGTTCCAATTCCTCCACCTCCTTCTGAACTATAATCTCCACCTCCACCAAATCCGCCTTTATTCTCATAGATGGTATTACCTGTTATCGTATTATTTGTAGATGAACCTAAATATATTCCTGCTCCAATTCCTCCACCTCCTCCTGAACCATAATATCCACCTCCACCAGATTCGCTTTTATTCTCATAGATGGTATTACCTGTTATCGTATTATTTGTAGATGAACTTAAATATATTCCTGCTCCAATTCCTCCAATTCCACCTGAACTTTTATACCCTCCACCTGTTCCACCAGATCCACCTTTATTCTCATAGAAGGTATTACCTGTTATCGTATTGTTGGTAGATAAACCTAAATATATTCCTGCTCCAATTCCTCCAATTCCACCTGAACCATACCATCCACCTGCTCCACCAGATCCGCCTTTATTCTCATAGAAGGTATTACCTGTTATCGTATTGTTGGTAGATAAACCTAAATATATTCCTGCTCCAATTCCTCCACTTTCACCTTCTCCACCTGTATATCCATTTTTACCTACACCACCCGCAAGAGAGTTATTTCTTATAATAAAGTTTTGACAATTAATAAGTACAACTCTACCCAGATTTGTTGAACCAGAGCCAATAGGAGTTAATGTCTGATTCTCAATAATAGTAGGTGTAGTTATCCCATAATAATAGTGTATTGGTTCACTATTATAGGTGTTGTTGGAATCAATAATATTATTGTAACTATTTGAGTCAATATAGATACCATAACCATTACCACAATTTCCACTTGGTCCCCCTTCTCCATAATAATTATTAGAGATAGAATTATCTCTAATAACATTATTAATTGATGAATATAGGTATATTCCTGATCCAATTCCTCCGGATCCACCTGCGTCATAGGATCCCCTATTTCCACCGGATCCACCTTTATTCTCATAACCGGTGTTACCTGTTATAGTATTGTTCCTCGATAAATTCAAATATATCCCTGTACCAATTCCTCCTGTTCTTCCTAAACCTCCATATCCACCACTTGTTCCTCCAGATCCACCTTTATTTTCATAGAAGGTATTACCTGTTATAGCATTATTTGTAGATGAACTTAAATATATTCCTGCCCCAATCCCTCCATATCCTCCCGAGTTTCCATATCCACCTGTGCCACCTTGTCCTCCTTGATTTTTATAAATAATATTATTTATAATATTAATGTTACTCGATGAATCCACATATATTCCTGCTCCAATTCCTCCACTTTCACCTTCTCCACCTGTATATCCATTTTTACCTACACCACCCGCAATAGAGTTATTTCTTATAATAAAGTTTTGACAATTAATAAGTACAACTCTACCCAGATTTGTTGAACCAGAGCCAATAGGGGTTAATGTCTGATTCTCAATAATAGTAGGTGTAGTTATCCCATAATAATAGTGTATTGGTTCACTATTATAGGTGTTGTTGGAATCAATAATATTATTGTAACTATTTGAGTTAATATAGATACCATAACCATTACCAGGCATACCGGTTGACCCTCCAAAATTGCCACCACTTCCTCCTTCTCCTCGTTGACTATTAATGATAATGTTACTCAATATAGTGTTATTAGTTGATGATAATAAATGTATTCCTGCCCCAATTCCTCCCTGCCCACCTGAAGAATAATTATCTTCCCATCCACCTTCTCCACCATAACCCCCTTGATTATTATAAATGGTATTACTTGTTATAGTATTGTTAGTAGATGAACCTAAATATATTCCTGCTCCAATTCCTCCACTTCCCCCCGAACTATATGTATCTCCTCTTCCTCCTTGACCACCTTGATTATCACAAATGGTATTACCTGTTATAATGGTATCAGTAGATGAACTTAAATATATTCCTGCTCCAATTTCACCTCTACTATATGGTCCCACACCACTATTACCTTTATTATTTCTAATTATATTATGAGTAATAGTAATTTTTGAGGTATTTTCTAAATAAACTGCTTGTTTGCCATATTCTATAAGACAATAACTAATTGTTCCTTTACTTTGAGCACTACTAAACTTAATACTATTCCAATCACCTGCTTGTGGGGTAGGGCTATTAGAGGTAAAAGTAATTGTTCCATCTGGAGTACCTATGGCTGTTAATGTCCCATAATTAAGCAACGATGTATTGGTAGCAAACTTTACAACTACTCCGGGGTTAATAGTCAAACTTAACCCCTCAGGGACAGTTACAGTTCCCGTAACTACATATGGACTTCCAACTAAATTCCATATACCACTCTGATTTCCACTTACTGTTGTGGTTGCTCCACTATATTCTACTAAGAAAACTCCCATAGATAATACTACTCCTCGCATAAGTTTTTTACTCATTTTTATTCACGCTCCTTTTTATTTGGTAATTGGTGGTTGCTAATTGGTGATTACTATTTAACTCCTTATTAGATATTACTTTTTGAAATTGTTTGTAACATCTGATTAGCATAAGTATTACTCGGATCAAGTTCTAAAATACAGTTACATTCAAAAATAGCTTCTTCCCATAACCCTTTCTTATAGTAAGCCGAAGCTAAATTCATATGAGATTTAATATCCATTGGATTTATCTTGATAGCCTTTTTTAACTCTACTATTGCTTCATTATACATACCTCTTGAAGCATATATATATCCTCTTATGTTTCTAAGTTCTATATTATCAGGCTGTATTTTTATCGCTTTTTCATATACATTAAGAGCTTCTAAATAAAGTCCTTTTTTCATATAATCATTCCCTATATAGGAATAAGCTTTTACTATTTTCTCTATGGAATCTTTTTTAATTTCTTTATATTTATCTATCCAATTATCATAATAATTTCCATATGGAACAAAATAAGGTTTTTTTTCACATTTTATCTTCAAAGATTTACTATACTCTTTAATAGCATCTTTATATTTCCCTAGATTAAAATAAATTGAACCTCTCCGGTTATATAAAACTGCATAATTTGTAACTATTCCCCATGTCCACATTGGGTCCTTAAAGATTTTGTTATTATCTAGTACACCTCTACAGGGAAGAAAATTTTTTGAACTTTGTTTGATCTCATTATATAATTGTTTTGATTCTATCCCTTTATTGGAAACCCTACTTAAGATTCCTATTGGAATTAAAATATAATTATTGGCAATAGTTCCATCAGAAACTAAAAATACAGACACACTATTATCTTTTGACATTATCTTATTAATTATGTCATTGGTATTATTCAAGTCAACCTTGCTTTTTTGACAAGGAGACACTATATCTCTCTCAGGATATTCTTCTTTAATTATTTTGCTGAACCACATCCTCTCACTGTCAAAGTACTCTTCATTTACTGATAAAGCAGGAGAAATTAAAACTATATCTAAACAATATTTTTCACAATATTGAAGATAATAACTGGGGAAATTAATAGCATCTCCTTCCCCAAATGCTACTGCTTTAGAAGATAAAGAATGTAGGATATTTCTTGAATAATCATAAGCAAAATAATAATCCTCTCGGTCATTGTATGAGTAATGTCTTAGGAAAAGAATAACAGGAAAAATGAAAAATACACATATCATAAGAAATAAAAGATTTCTCCCTTTTATTATTAATATAAATA includes:
- a CDS encoding right-handed parallel beta-helix repeat-containing protein, coding for MSKKLMRGVVLSMGVFLVEYSGATTTVSGNQSGIWNLVGSPYVVTGTVTVPEGLSLTINPGVVVKFATNTSLLNYGTLTAIGTPDGTITFTSNSPTPQAGDWNSIKFSSAQSKGTISYCLIEYGKQAVYLENTSKITITHNIIRNNKGNSGVGPYSRGEIGAGIYLSSSTDTIITGNTICDNQGGQGGRGDTYSSGGSGGIGAGIYLGSSTNNTITSNTIYNNQGGYGGEGGWEDNYSSGGQGGIGAGIHLLSSTNNTILSNIIINSQRGEGGSGGNFGGSTGMPGNGYGIYINSNSYNNIIDSNNTYNSEPIHYYYGITTPTIIENQTLTPIGSGSTNLGRVVLINCQNFIIRNNSIAGGVGKNGYTGGEGESGGIGAGIYVDSSSNINIINNIIYKNQGGQGGTGGYGNSGGYGGIGAGIYLSSSTNNAITGNTFYENKGGSGGTSGGYGGLGRTGGIGTGIYLNLSRNNTITGNTGYENKGGSGGNRGSYDAGGSGGIGSGIYLYSSINNVIRDNSISNNYYGEGGPSGNCGNGYGIYIDSNSYNNIIDSNNTYNSEPIHYYYGITTPTIIENQTLTPIGSGSTNLGRVVLINCQNFIIRNNSLAGGVGKNGYTGGEGESGGIGAGIYLGLSTNNTITGNTFYENKGGSGGAGGWYGSGGIGGIGAGIYLGLSTNNTITGNTFYENKGGSGGTGGGYKSSGGIGGIGAGIYLSSSTNNTITGNTIYENKSESGGGGYYGSGGGGGIGAGIYLGSSTNNTITGNTIYENKGGFGGGGDYSSEGGGGIGTGIYLGSSTNNTITGNTVYENKGGSGNPNGNGIGIYCRSSVISNLIYNNIYNNQTYNLQTDISPSTQSAEYNWWGADPPNISKFSGNIDYTPWLTGSYPPPPPLIINPILGTIGTIVTVSDGGFGASELIKIDFGTTLTITMVTSLTSGSFSATFTVDTQPYGFTSLRATGLSSSKTAEAAFCILPALVQVTPAIGTVGTVVMVRGNGFGARELVAIRFGTTPTIQTASTYAEGSFITTFSVNTQPYGTITISASGVASGVAAYNTFFIQPNIIRLTPAYGTVGSFVTISGNGFGAIEGIQIDFGTTLHITQISSTSYGSFATTFTIDTQFAGAKTISAMGMRSGERAFATYTILSNIIFITPSRGTVGTPVRIVGNGYGASEVIAISFGTTRTISLAVDDYAGKFDTTFTINTQPYGTT
- a CDS encoding tetratricopeptide repeat protein, yielding VTTERGAWRTEGKTQNSKLKTQNYLYLFAFTLGLSFTHHMQTIYLVPASIFFIIAVYWKKWRQQNPTRKPYYYLLSTDYSLLLKLLGLFILPLFLYLYLPIRASTHPVYNWGDPQTLKRFIIHITGQSYGHYFISDIKGIYKNLNDIIHFLTDQFTLYIVGMAMLGGIILLLRRKTIGLFFTLIILTNIIYSIKYVIPNIEDYYIPTYIIFSVSFPLFILIIKGRNLLFLMICVFFIFPVILFLRHYSYNDREDYYFAYDYSRNILHSLSSKAVAFGEGDAINFPSYYLQYCEKYCLDIVLISPALSVNEEYFDSERMWFSKIIKEEYPERDIVSPCQKSKVDLNNTNDIINKIMSKDNSVSVFLVSDGTIANNYILIPIGILSRVSNKGIESKQLYNEIKQSSKNFLPCRGVLDNNKIFKDPMWTWGIVTNYAVLYNRRGSIYFNLGKYKDAIKEYSKSLKIKCEKKPYFVPYGNYYDNWIDKYKEIKKDSIEKIVKAYSYIGNDYMKKGLYLEALNVYEKAIKIQPDNIELRNIRGYIYASRGMYNEAIVELKKAIKINPMDIKSHMNLASAYYKKGLWEEAIFECNCILELDPSNTYANQMLQTISKSNI